From the Centropristis striata isolate RG_2023a ecotype Rhode Island chromosome 5, C.striata_1.0, whole genome shotgun sequence genome, the window TTtataaaacgataactaacaaaaactgtattgtggggttacaaaactaactaacactaactaaaattatagtgaaaatgtccttcgtttttcaacttttttcatacataatccagtgtttctatttctccaccactgagtgtgtgtattcctgctttgtgggcttccaggagaatcgagagtgaaattaccgtaatgacatcatgttggctgtaaagagaaacttctcagctttcagaaaacattggaattttccaGATAGCGCAAACCGCTTagttattaaagtaaaagtgtCTCAGGCGGAAAACTGTAAACTTTATAGTGAgtttcacttgcacacagtgaaagtaCAAcatccaaaaaataattaaaactaactgaatttaaaaacaaaaattcataacaaaattagaactaaaactgatgaaaaatccaaaactattatcacCTTGTCTAGGACGTCCACAACAGGTAAGAAGCAGCAAAAATGCCTATTTCAGCAGTATTGTTTGAGCCGTCATGTCTTGGATaagcaattttattttttattgtaaagcacttttaacAACATCTGTGTTATGAAAAGTGCTCATCAATTGTGTTCGGATATTTCttgtaacttttttaaatttcattttttaaaacttctttTAAAAGTGTAGATGCATGTATGAGAATAccagactacactgtaaaaaagaaactgttgtttttacggtaaaaaaacggcagctgtggttgccagaactttaccgtaataaatatgatgcaactttttgttatattacagtaaaattatattagcactggtGATTTCATGCTAAcggttgccattttattccatattttaccataaaaaataaaaaagtttttccatcaaaagaaattgtgctttgccatataattgacaagaaaatactttataaatgctgcataaattaaatattttatcataaaatattacagtatatttttgttatatcgTGTTTAGTACaattaacagtgagaaaaagtatttttacaaaaaataaatgcaaaaattacagtgatgcttgtatatatattacagtatatttttgtaacaaacacagtgccagagtattttacaggggagtaatgtatttttcaaaaacataaaaaaactgtagaaaaaaaagaaatactgttttggctgatatatacatttacggtgtttcattgttactgaaactgaattaacccatttatcattttacagtcttttactgtcattgtttagcagtttttcaccataaaatctacagacattttttacagtgtacactatCCTTATGATGCAATGAATTCTTTCATCCAGTGACTCCAGTGGAATGAGGCGGTGTGTTTCTCCAGGTGTGACAGGCCTGatctcacccacacacactgactAAAGACAATGATTAAATCCTTTCAGTAAACAGATCGCAACACATTCTCAAAATGTGATGACATGTTGCTGTTTTTCAGGGTGGAGGATTGTGTTGCAACAAATATCATGCTCTTATGAGTCTAATTTGTGTAGCCACATTTGACAAATGTGTTTATGCAAattcattttatattgtttgaTACCTCACATATATGTAACAGTCACCTCACAGTATATTTTCATATCCAAGAAACAATCTTGAAAGAtgaagatttaatttttttattgagctgAATATGTACACTGcgaaaaaggtgtgtctaaaatcacgataaaaacactaaatctgagggaaatgatcttgctgcatggacagataatttcacttgacaagatttcttaaatttggattattaaatctagaaataagcatgttgaacacttaaaataaggaattaactcttaaaacaagataaattaaagctgcaagcagcgatgaactggcccgagcagagtgacctgacaattatttgtttcttaccaagataaaaaaaaaaactttagatttagaagtgttagataattcatgtttgttcttgttttaagagttaatttcttattttaagtgttcaacttgCTTATTTCtcaatttaataatcttaatttcagaaatcttgtcaaggtaaattatctgtccatgcagcaagatcatttccctcagatttagtctttttatcttgtttttagacacacctttttttgcagtgtttacaTTGTAATTGAAGAAGTTTCCacccatccattcatccattttcttccacttATCTGGGGCCAGGTTGGGGGGCAGCAGGCCAAGCCAggtattccagacgtccctctccccagcaacATATTCCAGATACTGCTGGGAAACCCTGACGCATTCCCAGGCCAGACAAGATGTGTTATCTCTCCAGTGTCTTCTGGGTCTACCCTGGGCCCTCTTACCAGGAGGACGTGCCCGTAATACCTCCAACAGGAGAATTCCTGATCAGATGCACTGGCTCCTTCAATTCAGGAGGAGCAGCTCTTCTCTTCAGGGTGTCCAGGGCTCCTCACCGTCACTAAGgttgagcccagccaccctaggAACCTCAATTCCGACTACTTGTATCCGTGATCTCATTCTTTCTGTCACTGCCCAAAGCTAAAACTAAGAGCTTTGGCTTCCAGCACTCTGTTCAACATGGTGAACGGTCCGGTACAATGCCCATATCACTGCTTGACGCAGCACCAAAGCGTCTGTGCACCTCACTCCATTTTACCCTCACTTATGAACAAGACCCCAAGATACTTGAACTCTTTCACTTGGGGCAGTTACTCACTCCCAACCCGGAGGGAGCAATTTCCGTCAGAGAAGCTTGGCCTCAGACTAAACCAACAccattttatgatttattttcccaCGAGTGCACATTAAATTGCAAGTAAAGCATTCAATTATTGTGTGTAGCTGATATAATGTATGCCTCACAACTCCATTGTTgcccaaaaactattaaaaacaaatgtatcatTGTGTTTAATATCTTCAGGGAAATTGTTGAGATGAAAAGATCAAATCATGTTCTTGGATTTCACTGTTCTATCAGAAAAGTCCAAGTAATATTTGTTATCATTCATAtctaataaaaagaagttttattttccaaattcTACAAATCTCAAAGTTATTGAATTCCACTGAGTGCTCAGAATTTACCAACTTAGGAAGGTTGTGCAGGACAAAGGCATGCTGTGAGCAGTCTGTGGtttgagcctgtggaaaagaGGGCGGTGACTCAGCGTGAGGGGGAGTGGTTTGAGGGGCGGACCTGAGGGCCCACAAGGTTTATATAGTTTAACAgcttcccctctcctcctgcctTGTGTCTGTGAGCTCCCAGTCCTGCCTTCCCAGCCTGTGCTGTTCTCTCTTACTCACAGTCTCTCTCACTGAGTCTCACACTCTCCAGCCACAATGAAAACCTCCAAGCAAACTACATACTCTGTGCGTACCTCCACCAGTAGCAGGCCTGCTGCTATACCAATCACCCGTTCTGCTCCTGTCTACAAGGCCTTCAGCCACCACGGTGGGGCCGGCGGCGGGACCCGCATCAGCATGTCATCAGCCTCCAGCCTCCGCAGCGGGGTTGGATCCGGGATGGGAATGGGAATGGGAATGGGAATGGGCTCTGGAGCAGGGGGCTTCTCTAGCAGCGTGCAGGTGAGCGGGAAGAGCGCCGACATCATGGGCAATGAGAAGTTTGCCATGCAGAACCTGAACGACCGTCTGGCCAACTACCTGGAGACTGTGAGGAACCTGGAGCAGGCCAACCTCAAGCTGGAGATTAAGATCAAGGAGGCCCTGGAGAAGAGCGGACCGGACTTCAGAGACTACAGCAAGTACCAGGCCATCCTGGACGACCTGAGGAAGAAGGTGAGGAGGGAGCTGGGGGAGGATGGGGGAATGACCATGTGTTGGCTTATTAAGTATTGAGCAAGATGAAATTGAATGAAGGGGGGTTAGGTTTAAAGGGGAGAAGGGGGGTTAGGGATAGGGTTggggggttagggttggggttgggggaGCATGTGGATGGGTGACAGAAGATGTGATTTAAGAGTGATTGAGCAAGAAATGTGTAACAGACCAACGCAGATGTGTTCAAAGCAATATATTCTGTACCCCTGACCTCAAACCCCGTTCGGCTTACTGCTTGGCACCACGCCTGCTACCACTCTGAGGGGCCGGGGGGCCGGGGGCTGGACCGGAAACAGTATGGTGGAGGAATGTTGGAGCATCTGGGGAGACAGGAAAgctgagagaaaacaaaaaaagacaaaagaatgcGGGGACTTTACAGGCTATAAGGGGTCAACTTACATCCATGCCCATTCATCATGACTTGAACTacctttttcctctttgtttagtgttacacaaacacagtgtTGTTGGTTGGACAAAGGGACTGTACATGCATTTCTCCTGTGTATACATAAAATAGAAGCTGATaaggaaaggaaggagagaaagtCACTTCATGTGAATAGGATCTTTTAAAGGTGGAGTTTATTAGTTCTGTATTTTATTAGTAATTAATCTGATAAGCCAATTCATCTCACAGTTACCTGATACGCCCGATATCAATATATCCGGCACAAGTAAATAGCACAcaaagattttttaaagttgaaaGTAAATGACAACCAGCATGGTTTGTTAATcattcattttaggtttttccCCAGTGAGtgccataataaaaaaaacaggttagACTGAAAGACAAGTGGACTGTGTAACCGCCCTCCTACCGGCATTCTTTATTCAAAGCTTAATTTTCCTTTTCAGAGAAATTAGTGCACTTTCCAAATGGAACATTCCAGTTGGGCTTAATGGGGCAACTGGATGAACACCTAACTACTGTGTGTCTGCTGTAGTCGTTCAACATTGGAaaattggtcatttttgcattttctctttACTGGAAAGTGCCCACAAAGACTAAGTcttttttgaaacttttttcttaaaGGGGCAGCACACATAGCAGCATCAAGGTCAGTGATGGCATGGGCAAAATGGAAGGCAAAGAGAGAAGGAGTCTACTATCTTTTTCCCATATCAGCCTCAAAACATTGCATAAGaacgttttttttgtttattctaaTACTAAGGGCCTACTGAGGGCCTCAGTTCATCCAAACAGTCCAGGGTCAAAGTAGCCTCATATTTCTTTTGGCGCAAAAATTGCTCTCATGGCTCCTTCCCCCTCATTTCCATCTGAGAAAACACAGACTCTCACGCCAACGTTAAAATTGCCCAATCCGGTACACAGTCAGCTACCCACATGACCATACACTCACACAAcctcaccaccaccatcaccaccttCCTCATGCAAATCAGCTGCCTGTCATGCTGACAGGATAGATCCTGTTCCTAAGCAGGGACAGGACAGTTGGTGCCTGGCAGCCACTGATTGGCTCTTGGACTTTGCTACCTGGATGGCTCCCCTGGCAGCCGTTCAGTCCTTATCTACCGTACCGTGACTGCTAAAACAAATACTGCAACCACCTGGCGTTTTTGAAGCAGCCCACTGGCACTGTCCTCATTTACACATATAGATAGTGACTCGTTTTATCTAACAGTAAACCAAACACCCAGTATATgcatgtttatatgtgtgtgtaatttaaaaatatagacaTTTAATATTtggaatttaaaaatgtaatttaaaaaaaatgttcgtAAGAAggttaaaatgaattatttgttCCTAATTCAGAATTCTCACAATATTTAGAAGAAGCTAGTGGATTTTTAACAGCATTAAGGTCAGGTGTTGTTGCCTGTACTGGCTCGTTCTCATGGTTACAATCTAAATCTATCTTTAACTTGTTCTAGGTGTTTGATTCCACCACCGACAATGCCCGCCTGGTTCTCAACATCGACAACGCTCGCCTGGCGGCCGATGACTTCAGAGTGAAGTAAGTTCCAACCCGTTGTCCTGCTGAGGCTGTAAAACACTAAGCCTGACAGCTAGGGGCACACCCTGTATTACAGCTATATGGGTGGTAGGATGAATGCTTACTGTCATGATCTGTCTTGTCGTTATAAATCAACACCTTTGCATCATAGGCGGTGGAGCCCTTTCAGTTGTGTCGTAAATTAAATGGCAGAGCAAACACAGCTGGTAAATGGAGTATAGAGTACTGTATGCTGACCGAAAACTGACCATGTATCTTTAAACTTAAAGGAAAAATACCTTTATAcaagtgttgggacaacgaagcttcttaaagcatttgctttatttacggagcccaagagatggcgctctttgttcaacaaaaggctaaaaacacactcaatcccCATTGCTCAAgtcctttttttaagtcaagaccgccatctagtggggtcagaaataaagcaaatgcttcacgaagcttcgttgggCCTTCGTTACTTCATATACCAAGTTTTGCCTGTATGTTTTTGAGATATCCTCACTGCCATAACTGCGTTGTGCAGATACGAGTCTGAGCTGGCCATCCGTCAGTCTGTGGAGGCCGACATCGTCGGTCTGAGGAAGCTCATCGATGACACCAACATGAGCCGCATGAACCTGGAAAGCGAGATTGAATCCCTGAAGGAGGAGCTTATCCACCTCAAGAAGAACCATGAAAATGTGAGTATGATGGCATTTAAATCCAAACTTTACTCAACTCTAAAGGGCCTGATTGTCAGTTTCAACCATAGACTTAACATAACAAGGAGATGTAACCACCATGGCATcactctttggtttgtggacttgaGTTTTTAAGTGGCCTGGAGTTTTGAAGACTTTTTCGTACCTTGCTaacctagctagctagctatcttAATTAGCAAggtacaaaaaaataacaacaaatagttgtagtatttttaatacaatcaaacagtgaaaaagacatttttgtgaaaaaacatagACTAGAGTTATTTTTACaaacagtggagtcgccccctgctggccataagaaataatgcaggtttagtGCACTTCTGCATTGACTTCACTTTGGTGACAACCCTtagttgagaaaaaaacatattgaggttttatttattaggaatttaacattaaaatatgtaGCCAATTTGCTGCTTAGTTGTGGTTTAATTAGATTTGACTGACTGTAACTGGCAACATTAGCAAACAACCCAGAGACTGCTGATTCAGATATTGCTACATTTTTATTGGGACTGGCCAATATCATATATCCAgctgcagtgaaaaaaaaaagcaaggacCAAAGCAGACTGTTCTGTTCTCAGGGCCTTTAACATAATCTTAAACTCTGGTTTTGTACATATTGTCAATGAAAGTCAAAGATAAGTCAAAggttgtattcatgctgctacAGTGTTGACATTTTGGTGCTGCTTTCAACAAGGTCTAATGAATTCCAAACAAAAGCCGCTTTTAAAAGACCTCAGAACATCATATCAGCCAACAGCCACACCTTAAAAAAGATCTGAATAAATATTTGCTTATCTCCCCATAATCCCCTTCACTATTATCACGTCTATATAACACACAGTACGCCACGACTGCAGCCGACACATCCTGTCAGGCTGCAGGGCGGTCTTGAAAACAAGCTTGAGAAAAGTTTAGTGGGAAGAGGGAGGTTTGTTAGGAAATATCTGCATGTGAATTTTGTGGGAAGCCTCATCGTAAAATGGTTTCCATCCATATTTGGCAACAGTGAACACACCAAAGAATTTAAATAACTATCAATTAAGTGCATAAACCATAACACAACTGTTTGTTTACTGAAAGAATTAGGGCCCCGAAGAGCTGCTTAGATGCACACCCCTGTGTATTTACCTGACCATAATGTGATTATGGTCGGATGAGGCTAGGAGTCAGAGCTGGGTCACAGCTCAATGAAACAAGTCTCTGTGCTCTATCCATTTACACTAGATTTCTCATTATGTCTATTAACTcctgtgtacatttttaatattttaggaAGTTATGGAGCTTCGTAACCAGATCGCCCAGTCAGGAGTCCATGTGGATGTCGACGCTCCTAAAGGACAGGACCTGGCTCAATTAATGGCGGAAATAAGGGCTAAGTACGAGAAGATGGCACAGAAGAACCAGGAAGAACTCAAAGCATGGCACGAATCTCAGGTAAACGATTAACAAGAAACTATAATCTCTAAAATGTCTGTGAAAAGACTTCCATGACAgttttctgacaaaaaaatcacaacacagGTAATTTTCTTATAGATTTCTATGCAATCTGACACGTAGCCACCATGGCGTCTTTTGAGTTTTTTGTATCTTGCTAacctagttagctagctagcttaatTAGTAAggtacaaaaaaataacaaccagTTGTTTAATACAATCAAATggtgaaaaagacatttttgtgaaaaaacatagactagacttatttttgcaaccattGGAGTCGCCCACTGCTGGCCTTTAGACAGAATGCCGTTTTAAGGCACTTCATTGGCTTCACCTTGGTAACAGCCCTTGTTAGAGTTTGGTTGGTACCAATGGGTTCCTTAGCTCTTCTAGTTTCTTATATAACCAGTGTGTCTATTAAACTCAGCCCAGAACATATTTTGCATTAATAACATCactttaatgtgttaaatatttcaaatgaaCATGTTTATTGTCATAGCACTCACTTTTACTTCTCATTTAATCTTAATCCAGATAACAGAAGTGCAGTCCCAGGTCACCCAGAACACAGAGGCCCTGAAGGGTGCGCAGACAGAGGTGAATGACCTGCGCAGACAGCTGCAAACCCTGGAGATCGAGCTGGAGTCACAGAGGAGCCTGGTGAGAAGCCCTCAGTCAGCACACACTTCATTTACCTCGACACACGCTGCAAAGCCCAACTCAGCACTCTCACTTCAAGTCTCTTACATTGACTTTGTTGACACAAGCTTTACACTCCGGTGACCCCTCGCTATGGAGCTGCCATCAGCCAGTTGgcttcactgaaaaaaattaacCCGTTCTGTTCTTTCCCTTTATAGAAATCCTCTCTGGAGGGCACGCTGAGGGACACAGAGATGCGTTATAACATGGAGATCGAGGCCCTGAACGGCGTCCTCCTGGGTCTGGAGGCCGAGCTCACACAGCTGCGTAACAACATCCAGGTGCAGACGCAGGACTACGAAGCCCTGCTCAACACAAAGATGAAGCTGGAGGTGGAGATCGCTACATACAGACGCCTGCTGGATGGGGAAGGGGACTTTGCGTAAGTAAATGAATTAATCTATAAAAACAGAGCTATCAAAAGCAAGAAAAACCTTAATTGTAGAACCtaactgatatgggatttttgatgTGGATACTGGATTCTTTAATAACCAATATGGCAGCCTATATAGTGTAACgaaaacagacattttagaGACCTTTGTGGACTTATGTGACATTATTacacattagggctgggcgacatggaccaaaagtcatatcatatatcatatcccaatatttttaattgcaaagtgagagcaaatgttcagtcaaagccaaatatgacatgtcacaagtagttttattgaaaccgtttatttaagcgaacataaatactgtataacaacaggagtaccttttttttaaattaaagctccataaagtgcacttttaaatgaaaaaaatatcttaaataaaaatagcctatgaaataaaataggccaatctttttctgaaataaatatatttatatgagaaaagaataacgaacatttcaaaagaaataaatatgacaaaccctagtaagggcagcatttatatataaagaaaggaaatgtatatatataaatataaatagatatatatctatatatattgcaaaaaaaaaggttttcatatcGGTGCATATCTGACAACATACAGGCTGATATCAATAGATAGCAttatgcctttgataggccaatatcgtttgataataataataataataatcagtcaACTGATAACATATCCGATATCAGTCGGGCtctactttattttactttaacaaCCTGGAGAGGCAAAGTGCATCATTAAAAAACTCTGTCAATAGAAAGTACCTGAGAAGattaatgttgttgatgttgttgttgttgttgattcttcTGTTCAGGCTCCAAGATGCTCTGGACCAGAAGTCAGTAAAGAAAGTGATGACTGTCACACAGACCCTGGTGGACGGCAAGGTGGTCTCCTCCAGCACAGAAACCAAGAATCTTTAAATCCCAGAAGCAACCACCTGACACTCCCAACAATCACTGTCTCTGCAACATAACACTAACATGATTGGCAAaaacctgtctgtctttctttttacaGCACTAACCGTAACGCTGCAGTTAGTTTGACCTCCTGGGCCTACAGCTGTTCCACAGGCCGATGATAGATAAACTGGATAAGAGGAAAACTAaatcatcttttatttatttcatcatgatttatttatgtgtttgtatgttgacCTACAGATGTTTACAAAAGTTCAGAATTGGAGAACtgtgagctttttttttcttttggagacAAACGAATTGAAGACATTGAATATTTCAAAGAAGCAAAAGAGtcctaaaaatgcaaaaaaaatatttttttttatattttatcatctTTGGTTTTCTTTCTGTCCAGTTAAGTCTGCCTGTTGTGCTGTGATGTTCAGACATTCCAATAAAGTCCATCTGAGAAATTGACCTTTGGTGTGAACATGGTGTTTTGTCTGGAGCTACAGGAAATTGACATCAGATATATCAGATTATATTATCATAACAGAAAAGTGgaggaataaaatgaataaatcaagtATATTATGACAGCAGATAGTGACAGGAATAATTACTGCTTTCATTCTCAATAGCAATATATGAATTCTTGAGAAGAATAAATTGTACAAGACTCTTGGCTGGTCTccaaactgtaaataaataggATCACTGAAGCCTGTCTAGACGTCTAGAATAAACAGTTTTGGGTCTCAATGTCATATTCTAAAGGTGGACAAGGTCTGGATTAAATCtacaaataagcatgttgaacgctaaaaataagaaatgaactcctaaaataagataaattaaagcagcaagcagcgatgaactggcccgagcagagtgacctgatgattatttgtttcttatcaagataaaaaaaccctttagatttaaaacaagatcaattatctaacacttctaagagttaatttcttatttttagcattttgggtggaggctttaaataagcccatctgggttttctgcctctccctgcactttacattaaatgttatttttgtcattttatgtaattctaactgtgcaaataaaataaaacgtaaaataaaacctaattcaacatgcttatttctacatttaataatcttaatttaagaaatcttgtcaagtgaaattatctgtccatgcagcaagatcatttccctcagatttagtgttttatttttatttttatataattatcttttttattgatttcacATATCAATATTCCATCGACATTTTACATTTGCTGTACAATTTTCCAACAGGAGTAGAATATTCCCATACTTCTCCACCACGGAGCAGAGACAGTTAGACACAAATTCTCAAGTAAAGTTACAGTAGAATAAATGTGAAGTAAAATGAAACCTtttagatttagtgtttttatcttgtttttagacacacctttttttgcagtgtaggtgtACGGTCCAAATATTGCTTGGGAACACAACACATGAAGTCTGGAATATTGggctttcttattttttttttcaaacttttttttattgggttttgcaGATGAGTACAACCgtattaaaacatacaaagagtaaattagtcattttttcttatagaaaaaacaaacaaacaacaaaaaacaaaagtgatcATGGAAGTATTGCTGCATACCCGAACAACCCACAGAAcagccacaaaaaacaaaaacaaaaaataaataaaataaaaacaaacacaggcacATCAGTCAGGTAATAGTAAACTGTAATTGAAAAAGCAACAGACATCCTAAATCAGAGTGGGCTTTCTTATTCAGTAAACAGGCATTTTCAAGTAGTGCAAGGTTGTCAACATCCTGGCTGATCCAACCATTGAAACGAGGCTAGCCACCTGTGAAAGCACCAACAGTTGTCAGGAATGGAGGAATTAGCTATAGAGACCAAAACAGTtgtttgtaccaggctgtaaacatgtttatttctgctgtaaagttggccATTTTTACATGGAGGTCTATGAGGATTGACTCTCTTCTGGAagcagcctcaagtggccagtcaaGGAACTGCAGCTTCTGGCACttttctatataaataaaacggCATCATCTCCTTCATAAAACattcaattcaaacaaaaacaaagatgtgATTAAGACTTAAATAAAacgatataaaaaaacaaacatttccgtCATGAGagaaacttcaaaataaaagatgttggAATGAAGCAGAGAAGGATTATGGGAAGCTTCTGATGAAGTTTAgtcttaaaataataacatcatTAATAACTGGTGATAACTTCTGTTATTTCACTGTTAACAACAAAccataaattataattaaggacatttatgaattattagccatgctgtcattttattctgacagtttattgttgttgttgctgtttgaggccgttaaccctctggagtctattATCTATTATTCTCTATtattgaaaacacacattttatttacagtaataactttatttatatatgatatgtagacaagctgagaaagccagttaaagttcaatcataggagttttcacagtgttCTATTCATGTTTctagacaatttttaaaatgtgaattttctttctactatgaaaactatttctatttttaatttacatgcaaatatactgttttgtaattttattatttattattttttatgctgttttatgTATatcatgattttaaaaaaaaagtacatttcccagacacctgtgtctttagTTTGTATTCCTATTAGAAATACTTATTTAGATCATCTAAATAAGatgttttcttgtctttgttggttttattcattttatgaaaTTTGATGACAATAAgagaaatattaaacattgccAGGCTTGACCTTGTTAAGCTtaatctagggctgggcgatatatcgatataaaaatatatttttaaatatgatatggaattagaccatatcacatatatcgat encodes:
- the LOC131971668 gene encoding keratin, type I cytoskeletal 18-like, whose amino-acid sequence is MKTSKQTTYSVRTSTSSRPAAIPITRSAPVYKAFSHHGGAGGGTRISMSSASSLRSGVGSGMGMGMGMGMGSGAGGFSSSVQVSGKSADIMGNEKFAMQNLNDRLANYLETVRNLEQANLKLEIKIKEALEKSGPDFRDYSKYQAILDDLRKKVFDSTTDNARLVLNIDNARLAADDFRVKYESELAIRQSVEADIVGLRKLIDDTNMSRMNLESEIESLKEELIHLKKNHENEVMELRNQIAQSGVHVDVDAPKGQDLAQLMAEIRAKYEKMAQKNQEELKAWHESQITEVQSQVTQNTEALKGAQTEVNDLRRQLQTLEIELESQRSLKSSLEGTLRDTEMRYNMEIEALNGVLLGLEAELTQLRNNIQVQTQDYEALLNTKMKLEVEIATYRRLLDGEGDFALQDALDQKSVKKVMTVTQTLVDGKVVSSSTETKNL